A DNA window from Streptomyces sp. CA-278952 contains the following coding sequences:
- the nuoE gene encoding NADH-quinone oxidoreductase subunit NuoE: MPQLPATPYPAEVRARLDADAKEVLARYPGSRSALLPLLHLVQSEEGYVSRTGMAFCAETLDLTTAEVTAVATFYSMYRRRPSGDYQVGVCTNTLCAVMGGDAIFDTLKEHLGVGNNETTDDGKVTLEHIECNAACDFAPVVMVNWEFFDNQTPQSATQLVDDLIAGRTVEPTRGAPICSYKETARILAGFPDERPGAVEATGGAGPASLVGLKLAKGEALPQARVVSPRAGQPQDAQPQAAQPQDAQPQDGQPHDPSPSEHLSSHDAPQQTSASDPEHPAGPAAEEGE, encoded by the coding sequence ATGCCGCAGCTCCCCGCCACCCCCTACCCGGCCGAGGTGCGCGCCCGGCTCGACGCGGACGCGAAGGAGGTGCTCGCCCGCTACCCCGGCAGCCGCTCCGCCCTGCTGCCGCTGCTGCACCTCGTGCAGTCCGAGGAGGGATACGTCTCCCGTACGGGCATGGCCTTCTGCGCCGAGACGCTCGACCTCACCACCGCCGAGGTCACCGCCGTCGCGACCTTCTACTCCATGTACCGGCGCAGGCCCAGCGGCGACTACCAGGTCGGCGTCTGCACCAACACCCTGTGCGCGGTCATGGGCGGCGACGCCATCTTCGACACGCTCAAGGAACACCTCGGCGTCGGCAACAACGAGACCACCGACGACGGCAAGGTCACCCTCGAACACATCGAGTGCAACGCCGCCTGCGACTTCGCGCCCGTCGTGATGGTCAACTGGGAGTTCTTCGACAACCAGACGCCCCAGAGCGCCACGCAGCTCGTCGACGACCTGATCGCCGGCCGGACCGTCGAGCCCACCCGGGGCGCGCCCATCTGCTCGTACAAGGAGACGGCCCGCATCCTGGCCGGCTTCCCCGACGAGCGGCCCGGCGCCGTCGAGGCGACCGGCGGCGCGGGCCCCGCCTCCCTCGTCGGGCTGAAGCTCGCCAAGGGCGAAGCGCTCCCGCAGGCGCGCGTGGTCTCCCCGCGCGCCGGACAGCCCCAGGACGCGCAGCCGCAGGCTGCGCAACCCCAGGATGCGCAGCCCCAGGACGGGCAACCGCACGACCCTTCGCCGTCCGAGCACCTCAGCTCGCACGACGCACCGCAGCAGACCTCGGCCTCCGACCCGGAGCACCCGGCCGGGCCCGCAGCCGAGGAGGGGGAGTGA